A DNA window from Pseudodesulfovibrio thermohalotolerans contains the following coding sequences:
- a CDS encoding helix-turn-helix domain-containing protein, whose product MEVAEIWLENRPGIRYFLLSCFITEFRKAVTDMEPQDKWLTIEELSGYLKMSRSKLYQMAQKGELPGSKIGTQWRFDRDRIDAWMNEKMSAPSKRKTGAQHA is encoded by the coding sequence ATGGAAGTTGCCGAGATTTGGCTTGAAAATCGGCCTGGTATTCGTTATTTTCTATTATCATGTTTTATTACAGAATTCAGAAAAGCGGTGACTGACATGGAACCACAAGACAAATGGCTGACCATCGAGGAGCTTTCCGGTTATCTGAAGATGAGCCGCAGCAAGCTCTACCAGATGGCCCAGAAAGGCGAGCTGCCCGGTTCCAAGATCGGAACCCAGTGGCGGTTCGACCGGGACCGGATCGATGCGTGGATGAACGAAAAAATGAGCGCACCAAGCAAACGAAAAACGGGGGCTCAACATGCCTGA
- a CDS encoding minor capsid protein: MPSDLKQRIQAATLKSLTARNRYNDQVTAQLTQALKQAEDEVARAILQYRSLGSLPDNKLAALKGLEKLQLELDDTMKRLKREQTLVFRKTTKDSFKLGIQQGIGELADAALPFYADLKAEGIDKLATKVFTIVDTNALDFMAQYNLTLAGDVHRELADGIKRTILNGVATGKGADDIVRDMGKVIIDKDSFRQAGSRVFSKAQYRMEMIARTEVLRAHNMGRLKFHERVGIQKLEWLAMEDERMCPVCGGLDGKTFPIDKFPQQPAHPHCRCTNIVAWPMTVCGSEMAAKAAAQASQGDACILPPHVLEGMADAQAKENAKLKSAFENGDIADLGSLTVKQLQTLAKQNGVAIARTKADFIKLLDLAEPGIDHGDLAGAALSAKLKEHKIGLLRTKEELVELLGLKQAELKQAKLLAAQMAKIPPAEGLEGMTAQQLKEMAKENGISLNMTKQETIELLDKLEPGVDHSGLMGKELAAAKQKHGIGILKNKQQLVEALIRLATEETLRKWILRQIRDR; the protein is encoded by the coding sequence ATGCCATCGGACCTCAAGCAGCGCATCCAAGCGGCCACCCTGAAAAGCCTGACGGCCCGCAACCGCTACAACGACCAGGTCACGGCCCAGCTCACCCAGGCGCTGAAACAGGCCGAAGACGAGGTCGCCCGCGCCATCCTCCAGTACCGCTCCCTCGGCTCCCTGCCGGATAACAAGCTCGCCGCCCTCAAAGGGCTGGAAAAGCTCCAGCTCGAACTCGACGACACCATGAAACGGCTCAAGCGGGAGCAGACCCTGGTCTTTCGCAAGACAACCAAGGACTCCTTCAAGCTCGGCATCCAGCAGGGAATCGGCGAACTCGCCGACGCGGCGCTGCCGTTCTACGCCGACCTCAAAGCCGAAGGCATCGACAAGCTGGCCACCAAGGTGTTCACCATCGTCGACACCAATGCCCTCGACTTCATGGCGCAGTACAACCTCACACTCGCCGGTGACGTTCACCGCGAACTCGCAGACGGCATCAAGCGCACCATCCTGAACGGCGTCGCCACGGGCAAGGGAGCCGACGACATCGTCCGGGACATGGGCAAGGTGATCATCGACAAGGACTCCTTTCGTCAGGCCGGAAGCCGGGTGTTCAGCAAGGCGCAGTACCGCATGGAGATGATCGCCCGCACCGAGGTCCTCCGCGCCCACAACATGGGAAGGCTCAAGTTCCACGAGCGGGTCGGCATCCAGAAGCTGGAATGGCTGGCCATGGAGGATGAACGGATGTGCCCGGTCTGCGGTGGCCTGGACGGCAAGACCTTTCCCATCGACAAGTTCCCCCAGCAACCCGCGCATCCGCACTGCCGCTGCACCAACATCGTGGCGTGGCCGATGACCGTCTGCGGCAGCGAGATGGCCGCGAAGGCCGCCGCACAGGCATCGCAGGGGGACGCCTGCATTCTCCCGCCCCACGTGCTGGAAGGCATGGCCGACGCCCAGGCCAAGGAGAACGCCAAGCTCAAGAGCGCCTTTGAAAACGGCGACATTGCCGACCTCGGCTCGCTGACGGTTAAACAGCTCCAGACCCTGGCGAAACAGAACGGCGTGGCCATTGCCCGGACCAAGGCCGATTTCATCAAGCTGCTCGACCTGGCCGAACCGGGGATCGATCACGGTGACCTGGCCGGAGCGGCGCTCAGCGCCAAGCTCAAGGAACACAAGATCGGCCTGCTGCGGACCAAGGAAGAACTGGTCGAGCTGCTCGGACTGAAACAGGCGGAACTCAAACAGGCCAAGCTGCTCGCAGCCCAGATGGCGAAGATCCCGCCCGCCGAGGGGCTGGAGGGCATGACCGCCCAGCAGCTCAAGGAGATGGCGAAGGAGAACGGCATCTCCCTCAACATGACCAAGCAGGAGACCATCGAGCTGCTGGACAAGCTGGAGCCCGGCGTGGATCACAGCGGCCTGATGGGCAAGGAACTCGCGGCGGCCAAACAGAAGCACGGCATCGGCATCCTCAAGAACAAGCAGCAGCTTGTCGAGGCGCTGATCCGGCTGGCGACCGAGGAAACGCTGAGAAAGTGGATTCTCCGGCAGATCCGGGACCGATAA
- a CDS encoding Eco57I restriction-modification methylase domain-containing protein, which yields MPEALLKEPLNLLSRADASRKIANGKLKVETKSAFGQYMTPATVASFMASLFPAPSSQNIRLLDPGAGVGSLTSAFVEHLCKGKNGYRIDLDAYEIDSVMRSYLEKNLDLCEITAAKSGGSVAWRIIAEDFITEASKKAASLNSLWPEKVDKYTHCIMNPPYKKISSASRHRACLRTAGIETVNLYSAFVALSLLLLEKGGYLVAIIPRSFCNGPYYRPFREFMLKHAAVRRIHLFGSRNKAFREDKVLQENIIVALEKGGLQKGVTVSTSTDDTFSDTFISDYQFREIVREDDKELFIHIPATPEADFLDDAKAFNYSLSQLGIQVSTGPVVDFRMKDHLKAMPEAGTVPLLYPCHFKGQSMQWPIVGGKKPNAILCNKETQKWLYPNGFYTVVRRFSSKEERRRIVASVVAPAVFGGVEKLGLENHLNVFHSNKGPLTEALARGLSVFLNSTAVDDNFRRFSGHTQVNATDLKLMKYPSRKALIELGQWAIKQGELTQDMIDEEMERIAE from the coding sequence ATGCCTGAAGCTTTATTGAAAGAACCTCTAAATCTTCTGTCTCGGGCGGATGCTTCGAGGAAAATTGCAAACGGCAAGCTCAAGGTGGAAACCAAAAGTGCTTTTGGCCAGTATATGACCCCGGCCACGGTTGCCTCGTTTATGGCTTCGTTGTTTCCCGCCCCATCAAGTCAGAATATCCGGCTGTTGGACCCCGGAGCAGGTGTCGGCAGTCTGACATCCGCTTTTGTCGAACATCTCTGCAAAGGTAAAAACGGCTATCGTATTGATTTGGACGCCTACGAAATAGACTCGGTAATGCGTTCCTATCTGGAGAAGAATCTTGATCTGTGCGAAATAACCGCAGCGAAAAGCGGTGGTTCGGTGGCGTGGCGCATTATTGCTGAGGACTTCATAACCGAAGCATCAAAGAAGGCGGCTTCGCTTAATAGCCTGTGGCCTGAAAAGGTGGATAAGTACACGCACTGCATTATGAATCCTCCCTATAAAAAGATTTCCAGCGCATCACGCCACCGGGCATGTCTTCGCACCGCCGGAATTGAAACGGTTAACCTGTATTCAGCTTTCGTTGCCTTGTCCTTGCTGTTACTGGAAAAAGGCGGATATCTGGTTGCAATCATTCCCAGGAGTTTTTGCAATGGACCGTACTATCGTCCATTCCGGGAGTTCATGCTGAAACATGCCGCTGTGCGGCGCATTCATCTGTTTGGCTCCAGAAACAAGGCGTTTAGGGAAGATAAGGTTCTTCAGGAAAATATCATCGTGGCGCTTGAAAAAGGTGGTCTGCAAAAAGGTGTCACTGTCTCGACTTCCACCGACGATACATTCTCCGACACATTCATTTCCGATTATCAATTCAGAGAAATTGTCCGCGAGGATGACAAAGAACTTTTTATTCATATCCCGGCGACACCGGAAGCTGATTTTCTGGACGATGCGAAAGCATTTAACTACTCGCTTTCGCAACTTGGCATACAGGTTTCAACCGGTCCGGTTGTGGATTTTCGCATGAAGGATCACTTGAAAGCCATGCCTGAAGCCGGAACAGTGCCGTTGTTGTACCCATGTCATTTCAAGGGACAGTCCATGCAATGGCCGATAGTAGGAGGGAAAAAGCCCAATGCGATTCTGTGCAATAAGGAAACGCAAAAATGGCTTTATCCGAATGGCTTTTATACTGTGGTGCGCCGTTTTTCATCAAAAGAAGAAAGGCGGAGAATTGTGGCGAGCGTTGTTGCCCCTGCGGTGTTTGGTGGAGTGGAGAAGCTTGGCTTGGAAAATCACCTCAATGTTTTCCATAGCAATAAAGGGCCGCTAACAGAGGCCCTTGCAAGAGGGCTTTCCGTCTTTCTGAATTCAACGGCTGTTGATGACAACTTCCGGCGGTTCAGCGGCCACACACAAGTCAATGCAACCGATCTTAAACTTATGAAGTACCCGAGCCGCAAGGCCCTCATTGAACTCGGACAATGGGCAATCAAGCAAGGGGAGTTGACTCAGGATATGATCGACGAAGAAATGGAGAGAATTGCGGAATGA
- a CDS encoding DNA adenine methylase: MELFATDLERLAFLLEADAALTLDPDTLGSEAAEQSAPEELPPEKRPKYITNYIGSKQKLVDWIWKHTPEGTGTVLDAFSGSAVVAYMYKTKGLQVIANDRLRYCHHAAKAIIENNSVRLSEDEIEALLADNAKAGSFVQDNFKGIFFAKGVHALIDTIRANCDKLSGFKKDIALFGLGKTCMSGKGGFGHFSSSTDYGRRQDTPDEFKDRLRKNLQRINALVFDNDKENKAYRQDINDLLPKAKADLAYFDPPYATEFSTTNYERAYHFVEGLMTYWEGLEIKADTKVKYYETDHKTVTKANANEFFQTFLGNAKHIPHWLISYRDHAYPNEQEMKRIIGSFGKQSRMRSKDHHYAITSKHGEASNAKERLFVCAPGAKASAEREEKPVPMAAAANFHTSIPVDIQLGEGERLTTEAMDVGSAGDPQFSFVLCRTGTNKNGDHFTAEELSGRHMTAVNKKVDLQHSQEFNDIVGGIVAADYLEDDNGGRVECVGELYVHDTPAARLAYKLMKRGIISQVSMECDYQEGECSVCHKRFQNKADYCTHLRKFKGRDFNGQPVFEILHGVTFTGLGLLDRKGADENARILQVASLQSQPDQSQPEGDSTMEDKTKPTEDPAAKTESDAAKKKPAQQEGDPARVSDLEKENRQLKAQVAELQKRVQELEAEQKAAACRSRAKKLLTRLEKQGLSFASDEDREAELKRLAELSDEAFAATEAAYERLPKSAKADKDKEEKPADSDQGGKPAAKASTETPLRSDAGVRPHDVDDRKVSLEDRLRDGFMAAYRNRVGEDSPEHSQINA; this comes from the coding sequence ATGGAACTGTTCGCCACAGACCTGGAAAGGCTGGCGTTTCTACTGGAGGCCGATGCGGCGCTGACTCTCGATCCCGACACGCTCGGGTCCGAGGCCGCCGAACAGTCCGCTCCTGAAGAGCTCCCTCCCGAGAAGCGCCCCAAGTACATCACCAACTACATCGGCAGTAAGCAGAAGCTCGTCGACTGGATCTGGAAGCATACCCCGGAGGGCACTGGCACGGTGCTGGATGCCTTTTCGGGGTCTGCGGTCGTGGCCTACATGTACAAGACCAAGGGCCTCCAGGTCATCGCCAACGACCGGCTCCGCTACTGCCACCATGCGGCCAAGGCGATCATCGAGAACAACTCGGTTCGCCTGAGCGAGGACGAGATCGAGGCACTCCTGGCCGACAACGCCAAGGCGGGCAGCTTCGTTCAGGACAACTTCAAGGGCATTTTCTTCGCCAAGGGCGTCCATGCGCTGATCGACACCATCCGCGCCAACTGCGACAAGCTCTCCGGCTTCAAGAAAGACATCGCCCTGTTCGGCCTCGGCAAGACCTGCATGAGCGGCAAGGGTGGCTTCGGCCACTTCTCGTCGTCCACCGATTATGGCCGCCGCCAGGACACCCCCGACGAGTTCAAGGATCGCTTGCGCAAGAACCTGCAGCGTATCAACGCCCTGGTTTTCGACAACGACAAGGAGAACAAGGCATACCGGCAGGACATCAACGACCTGCTGCCGAAAGCCAAGGCGGATCTGGCCTACTTCGATCCGCCCTACGCCACCGAGTTTTCGACCACCAACTACGAGCGGGCCTACCACTTCGTGGAGGGGCTCATGACCTATTGGGAAGGGCTCGAAATCAAGGCCGACACCAAGGTCAAGTATTACGAGACCGACCACAAGACCGTCACCAAGGCCAACGCCAACGAGTTCTTCCAGACCTTTCTCGGTAATGCAAAGCACATCCCGCACTGGCTGATCTCCTACCGCGATCACGCCTATCCCAACGAGCAGGAGATGAAGCGGATCATCGGCTCCTTCGGCAAGCAGAGCCGGATGAGGTCCAAGGATCACCACTACGCCATCACCTCCAAGCACGGTGAGGCTTCCAACGCCAAGGAGCGTCTGTTCGTCTGCGCTCCCGGGGCCAAGGCCAGCGCCGAGCGGGAGGAAAAACCCGTTCCGATGGCCGCCGCAGCGAACTTCCACACCAGCATCCCCGTGGACATCCAGCTGGGCGAAGGCGAACGCCTCACGACCGAGGCCATGGATGTCGGCTCGGCGGGCGACCCCCAATTCAGCTTCGTGCTCTGTCGCACCGGCACCAACAAGAACGGCGACCACTTCACCGCCGAGGAGTTGTCCGGTCGGCATATGACGGCCGTGAACAAGAAGGTCGATCTGCAACATTCGCAGGAGTTCAACGACATCGTGGGCGGCATCGTCGCCGCCGACTACCTGGAGGACGACAACGGCGGCCGCGTGGAATGCGTCGGTGAGCTGTACGTCCACGACACCCCGGCCGCCCGGCTGGCCTACAAGCTGATGAAGCGCGGGATCATCTCCCAGGTCTCCATGGAATGCGACTACCAGGAAGGCGAATGTTCGGTCTGCCACAAGCGCTTCCAGAACAAGGCCGACTACTGCACCCACCTGCGCAAATTCAAGGGCCGTGATTTCAACGGCCAACCCGTTTTCGAGATTCTGCACGGCGTCACTTTCACCGGACTGGGACTGCTCGACCGCAAAGGCGCGGACGAGAACGCCAGGATTCTGCAGGTGGCGTCCCTTCAGAGCCAGCCCGACCAATCCCAACCCGAAGGAGATTCCACGATGGAAGACAAAACCAAACCTACCGAAGACCCGGCCGCCAAGACTGAATCTGACGCGGCCAAGAAGAAACCGGCCCAGCAGGAAGGCGATCCTGCCCGCGTTTCCGACCTGGAAAAGGAAAACCGGCAGCTCAAGGCCCAGGTCGCCGAGCTGCAGAAGCGCGTCCAGGAATTGGAAGCCGAACAAAAGGCGGCCGCTTGCCGCTCCCGGGCCAAAAAACTGCTCACCCGGCTGGAGAAGCAGGGGCTCTCCTTTGCGTCCGATGAGGACCGGGAAGCCGAGCTGAAACGCCTGGCCGAACTGTCCGACGAAGCCTTCGCCGCCACCGAAGCCGCTTATGAGCGCCTGCCCAAGTCGGCCAAGGCGGACAAGGACAAGGAAGAGAAACCCGCTGACAGCGACCAGGGCGGCAAGCCCGCCGCCAAGGCATCGACGGAAACCCCGCTGCGCAGCGACGCCGGTGTCAGGCCCCACGATGTGGACGACCGCAAGGTGTCGCTCGAGGACCGTCTGCGCGACGGGTTCATGGCCGCTTACCGCAACCGTGTCGGCGAGGACTCTCCCGAACACTCGCAAATCAACGCATAA
- a CDS encoding BsuBI/PstI family type II restriction endonuclease, with the protein MNQTNNHKQISDAINILVALGMPRAQQNERSALCLLALLNLTPGKKWKESEKPLMGITPIMDWAREHYQKEYAPNTRETVRRQTMHQFVDAGIALYNPDKPNRPVNSPKAVYQIEDTVLELLRSFGTSMWHDNLTSYLADRETLAARYAMEREQNRVPVKIAKGKEITLSPGEHSELIRDIIEEFGPRFVPGGVLIYAGDTGDKWGYFDAPLLSDLGISVDSHGKMPDVVLFCPKRNWLLLVESVTSHGPVDGKRHAELSQLFANSKAGLVYVTAFPNRSLMGRYLGEIAWETEVWVADAPSHLIHFNGERFLGPYKD; encoded by the coding sequence ATGAACCAGACCAACAACCATAAGCAAATCAGTGACGCGATCAATATCCTGGTAGCTCTTGGAATGCCGAGGGCGCAGCAGAACGAACGTTCCGCGCTCTGTCTTCTTGCCTTGTTGAATCTCACACCCGGCAAGAAGTGGAAGGAGTCTGAAAAACCGTTGATGGGGATAACGCCCATCATGGATTGGGCGCGTGAGCACTATCAAAAAGAGTACGCCCCAAATACTCGGGAAACCGTCAGGCGGCAAACCATGCATCAGTTCGTGGATGCAGGAATCGCACTCTACAATCCAGACAAACCCAACCGGCCTGTAAACAGCCCCAAGGCCGTTTACCAGATCGAAGATACCGTTCTGGAGTTGCTACGTTCCTTCGGTACTTCGATGTGGCATGACAACCTGACGTCCTACCTTGCCGACCGCGAAACCCTTGCGGCGCGTTACGCAATGGAACGGGAGCAAAATCGGGTTCCCGTGAAAATCGCCAAGGGCAAGGAGATCACCCTGAGTCCCGGCGAGCACAGCGAATTGATACGAGACATTATTGAGGAGTTCGGGCCTCGATTCGTTCCCGGCGGCGTGCTGATCTATGCTGGCGATACCGGTGACAAATGGGGATATTTCGATGCGCCTTTGCTCTCCGATCTTGGCATCAGTGTCGATTCTCACGGGAAAATGCCCGATGTCGTTCTGTTCTGTCCGAAAAGAAACTGGCTGTTACTCGTTGAATCCGTTACCAGTCACGGCCCTGTGGACGGCAAAAGACATGCGGAACTGTCACAGCTTTTCGCCAATTCCAAAGCGGGGCTTGTCTATGTCACCGCCTTTCCAAACCGTTCTCTCATGGGGCGGTATCTTGGAGAAATCGCCTGGGAAACGGAAGTATGGGTGGCTGACGCCCCTTCCCATCTGATTCATTTCAACGGAGAGCGATTCCTCGGACCTTACAAGGACTGA